The sequence taagtggaataaacccctccgggctgtcccggttattagaaaataatgtaggctacttcggtggtagtatggggttacagaaaaaatcatatgacagatggaccgacgacaacgtcgcttttccatacgtcagtgggctaatttgcctaatcttcgcgggactttagaccccggtggaaacgcagacagccattggctgaaggaaccttttagttcctggtaaagcagttcctgggactgaaagttccgggtaattttggtggaaacgcggctttagagacgactgagactgcaggcaGCTCCCTTCATTTGGTTAGGCGACACAGTGACATGTGATACGCTGTGCTGGGAAATACCCAAGCATATTTTTTATGCTcctgcataaaaaaataaacaaaataaaatgcatgggCTTCTTCAAGCTCTGGAAAACCCGCCAAACAAAGTCCGCGAGGTGCGCGGTGGAACCGAAGCGCTGATGTACCGGACCAGTCAGAGGACGCCTCGGTGGAGGGGAGCAAATCTGGACCTACTTCTGTAAACTTCAAGGCACGCTTTTAGGAGGAAGTTAATTTGAATGGCTTTATAAAAATGGCATTTGGGTAATAAGTATTTTAAGAAGTCTATTGGTCACCGGGGCGCCGTCGTCTGGGTGTGACTAACTGTCCTGTCACATGAATGCATGCattgcttttttatgttttcagtggTCTGGTGTTAttgggtagtgtgtgtgtgtgtgtgtgcgtgcctgtgtgtgtgtgcgtgcatgtgtgtggatgtgcgtgtgcgtgtttgtgtgcgtgtgcatgtgtgtgtgtgcatgtgtgtgtgcatgtgtgtttgtgcatgtgtgtgcgtgcgtgtttgtgcgtgtgttttgtgcatgtgtgtgtgcgtgtgtgtgtgtgcgtgcgtgtgcgtgcgtgtgtgtttgtgcatgtgtgcgtgcgtgtttgtgtgcgtgtgcgtgtgtttgtgtgtgtttgtgcatgtctgtgtgcgtgtgtgtgtgtgtgcatgtgtgtgtgcgtgcgtgcatgcgtttgtgtttgggcatgtgtgtgtgcgtgtgtgtttgtgcatgtgtgcgtgcgtgcgtgcatgcgtttgtgtttgggcatgtgtgtgtgcgtgtgtgtttgtgcatgtgtgcgtgcgtgtgtttgtgtgtgtttgtgcatgtctgtgtgcgtgtgtgtgtgtgtgcatgtgtgtgtgcgtgcgtgcatgcgtttgtgtttgggcatgtgtgtgtgcgtgtgtgtttgtgcatgtgtgcgtgcgtgtgtttgtgtgcgtgtttgtgtgtgaaatgtaattttagtgCTGTGGGCACCCGTATATATGCAGTAGCCTGCTGTTTGAAACAGAACTGCTATGAGCCAGTTACATCTAAAGGCCACAGAACCAGGAAGTGGTCATTGTGGTGGTGAGTGTCCAGTCTGAGAGGTGCTTTTTGTGCGTGCAGCCCTGACTgtagccattttggctctgcgcCATTTTAATCCCCCTTTCTGCTTCACGCTACGCTGTGGTTTTAGTGCCGAAAATACGTCCTCCTCCTTCTGttgctttctgtttatttccagACTGCATTTGGGAGGAGGTGGGCTAGGAAGTGATCATgctgttcatatatatatatatatatatatagagagagagagagagagagagagagcgaaagagagacagacaggaagacacAGATAACCAGCGAGAGAGATATTTTGTATtattcctgccaataaagctacttgaatttgaatttgagagagagacagacagtgagagagagagagacagtgagcgagagagagcctggtagtgagagagacagacaggcagtgagagagagacggacaggcagggcgagagagagagagagagagagagagactggcggtgagagagagagagagagagagagacaggcagtgagagagagagagacggacaggcagggcgagcgagagagactggcggtgagagagagagagagagagagcctggcagtgagagagagacagacaggcaggcagggcgAGCGAGAGCgtggcagtgagagagagagagagacagacaggcagggcgAGCGAGAGCGTGGcagtgagagggagacagacaggcaggcagggcgAGCGAGAGCgtggcagtgagagagagacaggcagggcgAGCGAGAGCGTGCTGTGCTCCGGCCCCCCTGCGCTGGGTCACCTGAGCCCCCCTGTGGGACGCAGGTAAAGGGGCCCGCAGGTGAGCGGCGGCAGGCCGCTGTGTCGCCGCCCGTCCCAGGACGGCatgccgccgccgcgccgctccCGTGCCCAGGGACCGGAGCTCTCAATGCCCCCCTCTGTCCTCACCCAGCCTGGGACATCccagaggaagtgacatcacagccattctctctctctctgtgcctctctctccctctccctctctcagttcaattcaattaaagttgctttattggcatgaaatacaaatgtaattattgccgAAGCATACATACAAGTAtgttaaatagtaaaataacaataatggtaaatggaacaatgtataacaataacagcaacaacaacaacagtctctctctctcgccctccctccctctctttccatctctctctctctcgaacaCAAAGCTAAATCTGCCTTCagggtagagggagggaggagaggctgcTTTTTTCACCACTGTTTTGCTGAACTGTAATCTGCACTCTGTAATTGTCATGCGCATGGATTacttgagggagagagagagagagagagagagagggatagggagagagggagagagggagagagagagcaagaaaaagCGATCAGGATACCCTAGCTTTGTGACCTGGCAGGGCCATGTCCTGTGCCACAGCTTAAaaccacacgcacatacacgcacacacacacacacacacacacacacacacacacacatacagtatatacgcacatacagtacacacacccatacagcgtacgcacacagatacattatacacacgcacgcacataagcaatacacatgcgcacacacacacatacatacagtttccacacacagacacacacagaacacacacgcacacacacacacacacacacacacacacacacacacacgcacacacacacacacactcacacacacacacacaccgcacacggAATTCACAGATATTTAGGCGGGTACGCAGCCAGATGCTGTTTTCTGTCAGTTTGCgtttgatgtgtgtgcgtgcgtgcgtgtgtgtgtgtgtgtttgtgcgtttgatgtgtgcgtgcgcgtgtgtgtgtgtgtgtgcgtgcgtgcgtgcgtgtgtgcgtgtgtgtgtgtgtgtgtgtgtgtgtgcgtgtgtgcgtgtgtgtgtgtgtgcgcgcgtgtgtgtgtgcatgcgtgtgtgtgtgtgtgtgtgtgtgtgtgcgtgcgtgcgtgtgtgtgtgtgtgtgcgcgtttgatgtgtgcgcgcgtgtgtgtatgcgtgcgtgtgtgtgtgtgactgtgaaggccTGTGGTGTCGGTGACGCTCGGCTAACCGTGACCACATGTTTTCCGCCACCCGTTCCTTTTtccgccgcggcggcggcgccgtgCGTAGAGCGCGGTAGGCCAATGACGCGTCCCgtcccctgcgccccccccagGTGCAGCCCCGGCTACGTGGGCGAGTACTGCCATCACCCGGACCCCTGCCGCCCCGGCTACTGCCTCAACGGCGGCAACTGCAGCGTGACGGGGAAGCCGGGCAGCCCCGCCTGCTCCTGCCCGCTGGCCTTCACCGGACCCAACTGCCAGACGCCCCAGAACTCCTCCTGCTACCCCAACAACCCCTGCGCCCACCAGGGCACCTGCACCCTGCTCTCGCTGGACAAGCACGAGTGCCACTGCCCGCAGGGCTGGACGGGTACGTCTGGAGCCGCCGCTGCTCGCTTCACACACTGTTCTAGCTCATCACCCTCTCTGAGCTTCACACTGCAGTTTCTCTGTAAACTGGAGCTGCTGCTCGCTTCACACTTTAACTGTTCTAACTCATCCCTGCCCTGCCTGATCTTCACACTGCagtttctgtgtgaaacaggAACTGCTGTCCACTTCACACTTAATGGGTAAAGAGTTGGTCTTGtgaacctgaaggtcacaggttcgattccctggtagg comes from Anguilla rostrata isolate EN2019 unplaced genomic scaffold, ASM1855537v3 scaf0522, whole genome shotgun sequence and encodes:
- the LOC135246577 gene encoding notch homolog 2 N-terminal-like protein A; this encodes MTRPVPCAPPRCSPGYVGEYCHHPDPCRPGYCLNGGNCSVTGKPGSPACSCPLAFTGPNCQTPQNSSCYPNNPCAHQGTCTLLSLDKHECHCPQGWTGPDCTRRTAGFPARPKRGRDPLPGGRLAGPPPGRGGPRCQNDTDEGRAPPSKTAAPA